CGACATCCACATGCTCGCGCAGCTTCCTCTGTTCAAGGACATGAACGAGGATCAGCTGCGGTTGATCGCCTTTGGCGCCGACCGGCGCATGATCGCTGCCGGCCAGATGCTGTTTCGCCAGGGCTCACCCGCCGAGAGTGCCTATGTCATCCTCAGCGGCAGCCTGGAGCTGAGCGCGACGAGCAGCGACGGCATGCAGAGGACAGAGGGGATCGCCGGTCCCGGAACCCTGGTTTCCGAGCTGGCGCTGGTAACCCTGGTGGAGCGCAAGTTCACCGCGGTAGCGCGCGAGGACACCAGCATCATCCGCATCACCCGCGCCCTCTTCCACCGGCTGATCGAAGAATATCCGGACGCAGCCCGCCTGATCGAGAACCGCATCCGCGACAATCTCGCCGAACTCGCGGCAAAGGCCGCAAGTCAATTCTATCGCTTCAACTGATCCCTGTTAGAGCGCTTCTGCCCTTTACAAAAAACTGGACCGAATCGCCCTAGAAATCGAAATGCGCCGTCACCGGTACGTGGTCGGAGGGCCGGTCCCAGCCGCGCGCCTCTTTCAGGATTTCGATTCGCTTGAGATGCGGCCCGAGATCCGACGACGACCAGATATGGTCGAGACGGCGGCCGCGATCGGCGGCCTCCCAATCCTTGGCGCGGTAGCTCCACCAGGTGTAGAGTTTCTCGCTGGCAGGCACATGCTGGCGCATCAGATCCAGCCAGGCGCCGCGCTTCATCACCTCGAGCAGCCCCTCGGTTTCGACAGGCGTATGGCTGACGATCTTCAGAAGCTGCTTGTGCGACCAGACGTCATGCTCCAGCGGCGCGATGTTGAGGTCACCGACGAGGATGGCTGAGGTGTTGGCCTCGCCATTGGCTTTCAGCAGCTTCATCTCTTCGATGAAATCGAGCTTGTGGCCGAATTTCGGATTGATCGTGCGATCCGGCTCGTCGCCGCCGGCCGGGACATAGAAATTATGCAGCCGAACGCGACGATTGCCGTGCTCGAAGATCGCCGAGATATGACGCGCATCGCCGACGCCGCAATAATCCTGCCGGTGATCTTCGGTCAACGGAATGCGCGAGGCGATCGCCACGCCGTGATAACCCTTCTGGCCATGGATGATGATGTGACTGTAACCCAAAGCCCTGAGCGGTGCCGCGGGAAACAGGTCGTTCGTCACCTTGGTTTCCTGCAGGCAGAGAATATCGGGCCTGTGCTTGAGAACGAGTTGCTCGACGATCGGCATGCGCAGCCGCACCGAATTGATGTTCCAGGTGGTGATCGAAAAACCCATGCCCATACCCTCTCGCGTCCAATGCCTCGCATGCTGGCCGAACCGCGGCCCTACGCGACGCGCTTTCACGAAAGGGCTTTAAAACAAAGGCGGACGCGAGGGAACCGACCGCGTGCGAAAGCGGCCGGCGATCAACCGAAAAGCTCTCAGTCGCGCGACTGAGGCGTGCCTGGAATGGTCTCATAGGGCACGCGGAAGACGCGATCGTCGAACTGCATGCCGGTTTTGACGTTGAAGATCATCACCGAGGTGTCCTTGCCCTGATTGTCGGTGATCGTCCACTGACGCAGGTCGTAAGTCTTCGGGTCGAACATCATGGTGATGGTCGAGTTTCCAAACACCGTATTGTTGCCCAGCGCGATCGTCGTCAGGTCGGACTCTTCCTTCACACCCTTCACCATGCCGGCCGACAGATCGATATGCTGCGCCAGGAGCAGGCTGAGCGGGGTCTTGGAGAGCGGATAGAGATCCCAGGTCTTCAGCTTCGTATTGCCGATGGCGACGTTCTTGCCGTCAGCGATCACCCGCATTGGCGACGGATCGTCATAGTTGAAGCGCAGCTTGCCGGGGCGCTGGATGAAGAACTTGCCACCGGTCTGCTCGCCGCGCGGGCCGAACTGCACGAATTCGCCCTGCATCGTCGTGACGCCGGAGAAATGATCGGCGATCGCCTGCGCCGTGCCGGAGGCAGGCGCTGCCGCCTGCGCATGAGCGCCGAAGGGAATGGCGCTCGCCATCGCGGCGACGGCGAAGGCGCCGAGAAGGTCGCGGCGCGTTACCGTCAGGCCGGAGAGGAAGGTATCGGAGTGACTCATCTAAATCTCCTTTATGCGATCTGCATGCTGCCGAAAGGCGGCGTCTTCAAGGCGTTGCGATCGGCCTGCGAGAGGTAACGGCTTCGGCGCTATCAGGTTTCCGCAAAAGCGGCTGTATTGGAAATATATGCCTGTTCTGTCAGCGGTCGAGGATGTCGCCTTCTGTGGGAACGAGGATCTCGCGTTTGCCGGCATGGTTGGCCGGTCCGATGATGCCCTCCTTCTCCATGCGCTCGACGAGCGAGGCAGCACGGTTGTAGCCGATGCCCAGGCGGCGCTGGACGTAGGATGTCGATGCCTTGCCGTCGCGCAGCACGATGGCGACCGCCTGGTCGTAGGGATCTTCCGATTCGGAAAGATTGGACGTGCCGGCCGGGCCGCCGCCACCGCCGCCGTAATCGCCATCCTCGTCATCATCGGCGGTGATCGCGTCGAGATATTGCGGCGAGCCCTGGGTTTTCAGGTAGGAGACGATCTCTTCCACCTCTACATCCGAAACGAACGGGCCGTGCACGCGCTGGATACGCCCGCCGCCCGCCATGTAGAGCATGTCGCCCATGCCGAGCAGCTGTTCGGCGCCCTGTTCGCCGAGAATGGTGCGGCTGTCGATCTTCGACGTGACCTGGAAGGAGATGCGGGTTGGGAAGTTCGCCTTGATCGTACCGGTGATGACGTCGACCGACGGACGCTGCGTCGCCATGATTACGTGGATGCCGGCCGCACGAGCCATTTGCGCCAGACGCTGGACGGCGCCTTCGATATCCTTGCCGGCGACCATCATCAGGTCGGCCATCTCGTCGATGATCACGACGATATAGGGCATCGGCCGGAGATCGAATTCCTCGGTCTCGTACATCGCCTCACCGGTATGGCGGTCGAATCCGGTCTGCACCGTGCGCGAGATCGCCTCGCCCTTCGACAGCGCCTGCTCGACACGGGTGTTGAAGCCGTCGATGTTGCGCACGCCGATCTTCGACATCTTCTTGTAGCGCTCTTCCATCTCGCGCACCGTCCATTTGAGCGCGACGACGGCCTTCTTCGGATCGGTGACGACAGGCGAAAGCAGATGCGGGATGCCGTCATAGACGGAGAGTTCGAGCATCTTCGGGTCGATCATGATCAGCCGGCACTGTTCCGGCGTCATGCGGTAGAGCAGCGACAGGATCATCGTGTTGATGGCAACCGACTTACCCGAGCCGGTAGTGCCGGCGACGAGCAGATGCGGCATCTTGGCGAGATCGGCGATCACGGCTTCGCCGCCGATCGTCTTGCCGAGCGCCATGGCGAGCTTCGCCTTGCTGCCCTCGAAATCCCGGGAAGCGATGAGTTCACGCAGATAGACGGTCTCGCGCGTCTGGTTCGGCAATTCGATGCCGATCGCGTTGCGGCCGGGCACGACAGCGACGCGGGCGGCAATGGCGCTCATCGAGCGGGCAATATCGTCGGCAAGGCCGATGACGCGCGACGACTTGATACCGGGCGCCGGCTCCAGTTCGTAGAGCGTGACGACAGGGCCGGGGCGGACATGGATGATTTCGCCCTTGACACCGAAATCTTCGAGCACGCCCTCGAGCATGCGGGCATTCTGTTCCAGCGCATCGGCCGAAAGCGTGGAGTCGCGCACGACATTCTTCGGTTCGGCGAGTAGATGCATCGACGGAAGCTGGAAGCCCTCCGGACGGATGAACGAGCGCTGCGCCTCCCGCTCGATGCGGGCGCTGGGCTTCGGACGCGCGACGACGGGGACGACGCGCGGTTCCGGCTTGCCGGCCGCCTTTGCCGGTGCGCGGATCATCCAGTCGTCGTCCTCATCGTCGTCGGGCAGGATATCGGCCGGGCGCGGCGGCATGTCGTTGTCGAAGGGCAGGTCGTCGTCATTATCGTCATCGTCATCGATGGACATCGACGGCGCGGAGACGATACGCCGCGGCGAAGCCGTTCTTGACCCCATCGATGGCTCCATCGAGGGTTCCATGCGCTCGCCGCGGACGGTCGGCGCCTTGGCGCGGACGGGTTCGTTCAGCGTACCGAACTCGTCATCGTTGAAATCATAAGGTGATTCGTAATCGCCCTGGCGCCGCTTGCGCGGCCCCATGCCGAAGAGCCGGCGCAGTCGGCCCTGGCTCATATACCAGGCATGCGTCACGGCACCGCTGAGAGCGACCCAGCGGGACTCGTCCTCCTCCTCGTCCTCGTCTCCGACGACGCGGGCCTTGCTACTCCGCGTATCGACGTAATCCTCCTCGATCTCCTCGTCCGCGTCGCTGCGGCCGACAAGGCCCGATGCAAACAGCATCATCCAGGCGGTCGGCGCGGCGAAGATGCAACCGACGACCATGGCGAAGGTGCCCGTCGGATAGGCGCCGACGAAGAGTGCGGGAAAACGCAGGATCATGTCGCCGACGACGCCGCCGATGCCGTTCGGAATCGGCCAGGTGAGCGGCGGCGGAAAACAGCCGATGACGGCGCAGGAAAGCACCGAACCGGCCAACCAGGCGCCGCCACGGGCCGGAATACGGCTGAAGCGGCGACCCGAGATCAGCGTCAGCGCCCAGGCGACGATCGGCAGCATCGAAACGACGCTGGCAAGCCCGAGGAACTGCATGACAATATCGGCAAAGGCAGCCCCGCTGTAACCGAGAATATTCGTCGGCAGGTTGGCGGTGGCATAGGAATAGCTCGGATCCGCAACATTCCATGTCGCCAGCGCCGCGACGCAGAAAGCCAGCAGCAGAAAGATCGCAAAGCCGATCAGCGCCTGGATCTGCCGCAGCATGAATGCCGAGAAGGAGAACCGATCCGGACGGCCATCCATTGCCGGCGACGTGCTTCTTGCCATGTGTCTAACCCGTCCAATGCCTGAGGACACGCGAATCGCGAAAGCTTCGCCGTGTCAAAATGCGTCCGCTCCACCTAATCAGAGCCGGGTTAAAGCGATGTTAACCATGCATGGCTGGACGTGCATTCCGAACCGGGAAATGAAAAAAGCCCGAACCTTGAAAGGTCCGGGCCAAATGCGGTCTATGGTTAGATAGGCCGCGACGGGCTGTGCAGCGGCGCCCTTTTGCCAGGCGCCGCAAACCCTGTGATCAGGAAGAGTGGTAAGCGGCTTCGCCGTGGGTCGAAAGGTCGAGCCCTTCGCGCTCGGCTTCGACGGTGACGCGCAGGCCGATGACGACGTCGACGATCTTGTAGAGGATCGCCGAGCCGATGCCCGACCACAGCAGCGTCGTCAGCACGCCCTTGGCCTGAGCCCAGACCTGGGTTGCCGTGCCGGCATAGGAGGCTGCGAAATCGGCCGTCGAATAATCGACGATGCCTGCACCGCCGAGCGCCGGGTTGACGAGGATACCGGTGCCGAGAGCACCGATGATGCCGCCGACGCAATGGACGCCGAAGACATCGAGGCTGTCGTCGTAGTTGAACTTGTTCTTCACGACGTCGACGAAGAAGTAGCAGACCGGCGAGACGATGAGGCCGAGAACGATCGCGCCCATCGGGCCGGCAAAGCCTGCCGCCGGGGTAATGGCGACAAGACCGGCAACCGCGCCGGAAGCGCCACCCAGCATCGAAGCCTTGCCACGAGTGAGGGATTCAACGATGCACCAGGACACAGCGGCGGCAGCCGTTGCGACGAAGGTGTTGATAAAAGCAAGCGAGGCGTAGGCATTGGCTTCGAGGTTGGAGCCGGCATTGAAGCCGAACCAGCCGACCCAGAGCAGCGAGGCGCCGACCATGGTCAGCGTCATCGAATGCGGAGCCATGATTTCTTTCTTATAGCCCGTGCGCTTGCCGAGCATGATGGCGCCGACGAGGCCCGCAATACCGGCATTGATGTGAACGACCGTGCCGCCGGCAAAGTCGATTGCGCCGTAGGAGAAGATCAGGCCGGCCGGCGAAGTGTAGGAGCTCGGACCACCCCAGAACCAGACCATGTGTGCCATCGGGAAGTAGATGAAGGTGACCCAGAGCACGACGAAGAGCATGACGGCCGAGAACTTGATGCGCTCGGCGAATGCGCCGACGATCAGGCCGGGCGTGATGCAGGCGAAGGTCATCTGGAATACGATGAAGGTGTATTCCGGAATGGCGACGCCCTTCGAGAAGGTCTCGGCGAGCGACGAGGTGTTGACGCCGGCGAGGAAGGCCTTGGAGAAGCCGCCGACGAAGCTGTTCAGCGAGCCGCCATCGGTGAAGGCGAGCGAATAGCCGTAGGTCACCCAGATCAGCGCCACGACGGCCGTGATCATGAAGACCTGCATCAGCACCGAGAGCATGTTCTTGGCGCGGACGAGACCGCCGTAGAAAAGCGCAAGGCCGGGGATGGTCATCAAAAGGACGAGCGCCGAGGAGACGAGCATCCAGGTATTGTCACCCTTGTCCATGGTGAAAGCAGGAGCAGCAGCTGCGGTGGCAGCAGCTGGTGCAGCCTCCTGCGCAAAAGCGACGGCCGGCGCCAGAAGGGCGGCCGAAGCTGCGCAAAGCCGCGCAAAGGTGGAAGAAAACTTCGAAATTGACATTGGAAAAAGCTCCTTGATCTGCCGTTCTTACAGCGCTTCTGAATCGGTTTCGCCCGTACGGATGCGCACGGCATGGTCGATCGAATAGACGAAGATCTTGCCGTCGCCGATCTGGCCGGTCTTGGCCGATGCCGCAATCGCCTCGACCGCCCTATCGACGAGTTCCGATGCAACAGCGATTTCGATCTTGAGCTTCGGCAGGAAGCTGACTGCATATTCGGTGCCGCGATAGATCTCGGTGTGCCCCTTCTGGCGCCCGTAGCCCTTCACCTCGGTTACGGTCAGCCCCTGAATACCGATCGCCGTAAGGGCTTCGCGGACCTCATCGAGCTTGAACGGCTTGATAATGGCCATCACAATTTTCATCTGGTTTCCCATCCTTCGTTATCCTCGGCGCGGAGCCGACTCTCCTTGCCGCTGACGTTCCTGAACAGCGACCGGCGATATACATTCAAGGGGCGTGCCAGATTCGAGGCAGATCGTAAGTTATTGAAAAGTAAAGGTTATAATAAAGAATACCAATAAACAGGCAAATGATCGGCCGATAAGCGCACAAATAACGCGCAAATTCGAAAAGATGCACATTATTTATTCATTTGCCTTTTTCCGAATCAGACCTTCCTGTGCGACAGAGGCAATCAGCTCACCCGATCGCGTAAACAAGCTACCCCGGGTTAATCCTCTGGCGCCTGAAGCCGATGGACTGTCCTGCGTATAAAGCAGCCAGTCGTCGAGCTTGCAGGGTCTGTGGAACCACATGGAGTGATCGAGGCTCGCCACCTGCAGGCTCTGGTCGAAGATGGACGTTCCGTGCGCATAGAGCGACGTATCGAGCAGCGTCATGTCCGAAAGATAGGCAAGCACCGCCGCCTGATAGAGCCGGTCGTCGGGAACCGGGCCGGTAGCGCGCACCCAGACGTCCTGCTTCGGATCGAGCTTCCTGTCGGAAAAATAATGCGTCAGCGAGACGGGGCGGATCTCGATCGGCCGCTCGCGCTGCCAGTATTTTCGGATCGCTTCCGGCGCATGCGCGAGATACTGCTCCTTGATCTGCTGCTCGCCGAGCAGCGCCTCCGGCATCTCGACATCGGGCATCGCAATCTGATGTTCGAAGCCCGGCTCCTCCACCTGGAAGGAGGCCGACAGCGCGAAGATCGCCTTGCCGTGCTGGATGGCGACGACACGCCGCGTATTAAAGCTCGATCCGTCGCGAATACGCTCCGCTTGATAGATGATCGGCACCGAGGGATCGCCGGGACGCATGAAATAGGCATGCAGCGAATGGACGAAACGTTCGCCCTCGATGGTGCGTTGCGCCGCCATCAGCGCCTGGCCGATCACCTGGCCGCCGAAGACCCGCTGCCAGCCGACCTTGGGACTGCGGCCGCGGAAGATATCGACCTCGATCGTCTCGAGATCGAGCGTCGAAAGCAGCGTCTCCATCGCCGAAGGCCCCGATGTCTCGCGCGTCATTTCTATGTCTCCCGGCGGTAGGAAGTGAAGTTGCGATGATCTATATAGAGCACATCTGAGGCACAAGGTACGGGAGCGGTGCGATGCTGGACATGCTGGTTGTGGGCGGGGGTTATGTCGGCCTTTCCGCCGCCGTCGCGGTCAAACAGGCAGCACCCCATCTGAATGTCGCGGTCGTCGAGGCGGCCCCCGAACATGTCTGGAAAAACGATACGCGCGCTTCCGCCATCATCGCGGCGGCGGCAAAGATGCTCGAGGTCTTCGGCATCTGGAGCGAGATCGAGCCGGAAGCCCAGCCGATCACCAAGATGATCGTCACCGACTCCAAGACCTCCGATCCGGTGCGTCCGGTTTTTCTGACCTTCGACGGCCAAGTCTCCGAAGGCCGGCCCTTCGCCCACATGATCCCGAATGTCGCGATGGTCGCAGCCCTGCGCGGCGCCTGCGAGAGGCTCGGCATCGATATCCGCCATGGGCTCGGCGCCACGGAGCTGAAGACCCACGACACCCATGTCACCGTCACGCTTTCGGACGGCAGCACGCTGGAAACCAAGCTATTGGTTGCCTGTGACGGCGTACGCTCGAAACTGCGCGATCTCGCCGGCATCAGGACCGTCACCTGGGACTACGGCCAATCCGGCATCGTTGCAACCGTCGAACACGAGCGACCGCATGACGGCTGCGCCGAGGAACATTTCCTGCCGGCCGGTCCCTTCGCCATCCTGCCGCTCAAGAACAACCGCTCCTCGCTCGTCTGGACGGAGCGGACACCGGATGCCAACCGGCTGGTCGCCGCCGACGACCTGATCTTCGAGGAAGAGCTCGAACGCCGCTTCGGCCACAAGCTTGGGAGCCTGAAAGTCATCGGCGACAAGCGCGCCTTCCCGCTCGGTCTCACATTGGCGCGCTCCTTCGTCGCGCCGCGTTTCGCGCTGGCCGGCGACGCCGCCCATGGTATCCACCCGATTTCGGGGCAGGGCCTCAATCTCGGATTCAAGGATGTGGCGGCACTTGCCGAAACCATCGTGGATGCCGATCGCCTCGGCCTCGATATCGGCTCGATTAACATCCTCGAGCGCTACCAGACCTGGCGGCGCTTCGACACGTTCCGCATGGGAGTGACGACCGACGTCTTGAACCGGCTCTTCTCCAACGACGCAACGCCGATCCGCATCGCCCGCGACGTCGGCCTCGGCATCGTTGACCGGCTGCCACGCCTCAAATCCTTCTTCATCGGTCAGGCGGCCGGAACGACGGCAAAGGACAATCCGCGGCTGCTTGCCGGAGAGACGATTTAAAGAGGCGCTTGCGCATAACTCGAAATCGGAAACGCTAAGGACGCTCTATTCATCAAGACGGCGAGCCTCTGACACCAGCATGATCGGAATGCCGTCGCGGATCGGATAGGCAAGCCGCGCCTTTTCCGAGACAAGTTCATTCTGCTCGCGATCATAGGAAAGCCGGCCCTTGGAGAGCGGGCAGACCAGGAGATCGAGCAACTTTGGATCGACGCGGCTGAGTTTTTCGTCCATGGCTGAAGTCTACTGCAGAACCGTGTCGGAGTCACCGAAGACGCGCGCCAGCACGATTTCGGTAATGGCGATCAGCGTCTCGGCTCGCGTCTTCAGGTCGGGCGCCTCCAGCAGCGCTTGCTTTTCCGCCGGCCCGAAGGGCGACATCATCGCCAGCGAGTTGACCAGCGTCAGATTGCTCGCGCGTTCGACGCTCTCCCAGTCGGCCTCGAGCTTGTTGGCATCGAGATACGCCTTGAAGGCGGTCAGAAGCGCTGCGCGATCGACCGCCTCCTCCTCGTTCGCAGCCGAGAGGTCGGCGATAAAAGGGGCGATACGGAAGATGCGGAAGGGATCGCTGGTGGCTTTCTCCTCCAGCAGCCGGAAGCGGCAGACGCCGGTCAGCGATACGATATAGCGCCCGTCGCCGGTCTCGGCGAAGGAGGTGATGCGGCCGAGGCAGCCGACGGCGGCAAGATTGGGCTCGCCGCCCTTGTCCTCGTGTTCGCCGAATGCCGGCTGCACCATGCCGATCAGCCGGTTTCCGGTCAGTGCGGCATCCAGCATCGCCAGATAGCGCGGCTCGAAAATGTTAAGGGGAAGCTGCCCGGCCGGCAGGAGGAGGGCGCCGGTCAGGGGGAAGACAGCGATCGCATCAGGCAGATCGCCCGGCTTCAGGTATCTGGCATTCCCGACTTGCATGAAACCGTCCCGCATTCTTGTAACGGGCTTGCCCGTCCTGACGAGAATGTGGTGCCCTCGTCCGAAAACGCAAGGGCAGATGCTCGAAACTTAACTCGTACGCCGAAAATCGGAATCGGTTCTCGGAAAAGATCCTGCACCGATTCAATGCGATAGACCGACCGTGGCGCGTACTGCGGATGCGCGGCGCCCTACGAAAACAGCATCGCCGAAAGCTTGCGCCGCGCTGTAACCGTCGCTGGATCCTTGAAGCCCCAGACCTCGAAGAACTGCAGCAGCTGGCGGCGGGCGCCGTCATCGTCGAAGGCACGGTCCTTGCGCATGATCAGCAGCAGATGGTCGGCCGCCTCGTCGCGCCGGCCTTCGACATTACGGATCTTGGCAAGCTTGATCCGTGCCTCGTGATCGTCGGGATTGGCGGCCAGTTCACGCTCGAGCGCAACGGGATCACCGAGCTTGCGGGCCTCCTCGATCTGCTCGAGCTTCATCAGCACGGCCTGGATGCCGGCGTCTTTCGCCAGCTCTTCCGGCAATTCCGTGAGGATTTCGCGCGCCCGCTGATGCTGGTTGGCGGCAATCATGCATTCGGCCATGCCGGCAAGCGCCTTGGCATTCTCGGGATCGGCCTGCATCACGGCGCCGTAGAGCTGAGCGGCCTCGTTGATATTGCCGGCGGCAAGCAGTTCCGCCGCTTCAGCAACCACCGCTTCGATTTCGGCCGCCTCGTCGGCGCCGGCCGGACCGGCGATCCGGTCGATGAACTGCTGGATCTGGCTTTCCGGCACGGCGCCCATGAAACCGTCGGCAGGACGGCCGTTGACGAAGGCGATGACGGCGGGGATCGACTGGATGCCGAGCTGGCCGGCGATCGAGGGGTGGTCGTCGATGTTCATCTTGACCAGCCGGACGCGGCCCTTGGCTTCGTTGACCACTTTCTCCAATACCGGCGTCAGCTGTTTGCAGGGACCGCACCAGGGTGCCCAGAAATCGACCAGCACCGGCTGCTTGCGCGATTCCTCGATGACGTCCTTGGCGAAATTCGCGGTCGTCGTATCCGTGATGTAGCTGCCAGCCGCAGCCGCGGGTTCCAGTGCCCCGCCGAAACTTGTCGTCGCCGTCATCTGATTTCCGAAGGAACCGCTATAGGGGTTGTCGCTGCCGCTCATAGGTATCTCCCGCCGCGCCGATCCTTCCGGCGTCTTTGCTAAAGCATGTCGCGCAAAACTGTGTGGCGGTTTTGCGATAAAGACATACGCAAAACCAAAGACTAAAGCGCGGCAGGCGAATCTAAAAGATCGCGACGCGCTTTAGCGCTAAAATCGTATGTCAGGACGTCACTTTCAAGACAAGTGGCTTATGTCCGGTCGCTTCCATGAAACGGATAAGATCGCTGCTCGCAATCGATGTCGTCGCATCATTGGAAAGCGGATGGCAGTTGACGATCTCGTGCGCCATCAGCTCGGCATCGAGCACGAAGGTGACATTCTCCGCAGTATCGTTGATCGCGCCGAACGCCGTCACCGAACCCGGAACGACGCCGAGATACTCCATCAGCTTCTCCGGTCTGCCGAAAGAGACCCGGCCGGAGCCGCCGATGGCATTATGCACCTGCTTGAGGTCAACGGCAGCATTTTCCTCCACGGTCAGCAGAAAATACCTGTCCTTCTTGTCTTTGACGAACAGGTTCTTGGTGTGGCCGCCGGGGATCTCGTCGCGCAGGGCCACCGATTCCGCCACGGTGAAAACAGGCGCATGATCGACCGTCTTATGGGCAATGCCGAGCCCGTCGAGAAAGGCAAACAGTTGTTCTCTTGTCTTCGGGGCGTTTTCGGACATGGGGCAATCCATTGGGCAGGAAGGGAAAAAAGCGAGGCGTCCTGATTAAGTCGGTCCACATCGTTTGGCAATCTTTGCGACCGACGCTTTGCCCCGCATTTGCGGCCTTTCCGCCGGGCGTCTGCGAAAACCGGAATTTTTCTTCGCCTCTCCGTCATTTCCCTGTTGCATTTGAAAACCCGTTAGGCCATATAGCGCCGGTCGCCGCGAGGCGGCGCCCACGGTCCAACAACTACCCCGGACCGATGCGGATTGAGCGGGTGTAGCTCAGGGGTAGAGCACAACCTTGCCAAGGTTGGGGTCGAGGGTTCGAATCCCTTCGCCCGCTCCAGTTTCTCCAATAAAATTAAATGTCTGCTTAGCGCCGGGATAGACGCGCTTGCGCCAACGCACGGCAAGAGCTGATTTGACGCCCTGCGCTACGCCTCCGAGTCATTTTGGCAGGAATCCGTGAGCTGATAGCCATTCTCGAGGAATACGGCGGATAGCCTCTGAGTGGGTAGGCATCGACTTCCAGTTCGGCGACCTGTCGAGCGCTTTACCGACTTCCATCAGCCAGACCCCACCATAATCTATATAGCACTTCGGAATCCCGAAATTGGTTGCAGTATTGAAATCATTGGATGTTTCCCCGCGGCAACACCGCCCAAAACGCCACGAATTTCGGAATCCAGAAGCGGGGGAATTTCGGGATCCCGAAGTGGGATTTTTTCTTTATGCCGACGCGGCCGCGTTTGTCGGCAGCAATCGGCCCGCGGCATCCGACGGAAAAAACCGAGTCGGTCGGGGCTCACCAATTACGGCACCTTCCAGCTCGACGCCGGCCTAGAAGATCAAGATTGTAATTTATTT
This Rhizobium brockwellii DNA region includes the following protein-coding sequences:
- a CDS encoding cyclic nucleotide-binding domain-containing protein, which gives rise to MALTDDIHMLAQLPLFKDMNEDQLRLIAFGADRRMIAAGQMLFRQGSPAESAYVILSGSLELSATSSDGMQRTEGIAGPGTLVSELALVTLVERKFTAVAREDTSIIRITRALFHRLIEEYPDAARLIENRIRDNLAELAAKAASQFYRFN
- a CDS encoding exodeoxyribonuclease III codes for the protein MGFSITTWNINSVRLRMPIVEQLVLKHRPDILCLQETKVTNDLFPAAPLRALGYSHIIIHGQKGYHGVAIASRIPLTEDHRQDYCGVGDARHISAIFEHGNRRVRLHNFYVPAGGDEPDRTINPKFGHKLDFIEEMKLLKANGEANTSAILVGDLNIAPLEHDVWSHKQLLKIVSHTPVETEGLLEVMKRGAWLDLMRQHVPASEKLYTWWSYRAKDWEAADRGRRLDHIWSSSDLGPHLKRIEILKEARGWDRPSDHVPVTAHFDF
- a CDS encoding outer membrane lipoprotein carrier protein LolA: MSHSDTFLSGLTVTRRDLLGAFAVAAMASAIPFGAHAQAAAPASGTAQAIADHFSGVTTMQGEFVQFGPRGEQTGGKFFIQRPGKLRFNYDDPSPMRVIADGKNVAIGNTKLKTWDLYPLSKTPLSLLLAQHIDLSAGMVKGVKEESDLTTIALGNNTVFGNSTITMMFDPKTYDLRQWTITDNQGKDTSVMIFNVKTGMQFDDRVFRVPYETIPGTPQSRD
- a CDS encoding FtsK/SpoIIIE family DNA translocase codes for the protein MARSTSPAMDGRPDRFSFSAFMLRQIQALIGFAIFLLLAFCVAALATWNVADPSYSYATANLPTNILGYSGAAFADIVMQFLGLASVVSMLPIVAWALTLISGRRFSRIPARGGAWLAGSVLSCAVIGCFPPPLTWPIPNGIGGVVGDMILRFPALFVGAYPTGTFAMVVGCIFAAPTAWMMLFASGLVGRSDADEEIEEDYVDTRSSKARVVGDEDEEEDESRWVALSGAVTHAWYMSQGRLRRLFGMGPRKRRQGDYESPYDFNDDEFGTLNEPVRAKAPTVRGERMEPSMEPSMGSRTASPRRIVSAPSMSIDDDDDNDDDLPFDNDMPPRPADILPDDDEDDDWMIRAPAKAAGKPEPRVVPVVARPKPSARIEREAQRSFIRPEGFQLPSMHLLAEPKNVVRDSTLSADALEQNARMLEGVLEDFGVKGEIIHVRPGPVVTLYELEPAPGIKSSRVIGLADDIARSMSAIAARVAVVPGRNAIGIELPNQTRETVYLRELIASRDFEGSKAKLAMALGKTIGGEAVIADLAKMPHLLVAGTTGSGKSVAINTMILSLLYRMTPEQCRLIMIDPKMLELSVYDGIPHLLSPVVTDPKKAVVALKWTVREMEERYKKMSKIGVRNIDGFNTRVEQALSKGEAISRTVQTGFDRHTGEAMYETEEFDLRPMPYIVVIIDEMADLMMVAGKDIEGAVQRLAQMARAAGIHVIMATQRPSVDVITGTIKANFPTRISFQVTSKIDSRTILGEQGAEQLLGMGDMLYMAGGGRIQRVHGPFVSDVEVEEIVSYLKTQGSPQYLDAITADDDEDGDYGGGGGGPAGTSNLSESEDPYDQAVAIVLRDGKASTSYVQRRLGIGYNRAASLVERMEKEGIIGPANHAGKREILVPTEGDILDR
- a CDS encoding ammonium transporter; translated protein: MSISKFSSTFARLCAASAALLAPAVAFAQEAAPAAATAAAAPAFTMDKGDNTWMLVSSALVLLMTIPGLALFYGGLVRAKNMLSVLMQVFMITAVVALIWVTYGYSLAFTDGGSLNSFVGGFSKAFLAGVNTSSLAETFSKGVAIPEYTFIVFQMTFACITPGLIVGAFAERIKFSAVMLFVVLWVTFIYFPMAHMVWFWGGPSSYTSPAGLIFSYGAIDFAGGTVVHINAGIAGLVGAIMLGKRTGYKKEIMAPHSMTLTMVGASLLWVGWFGFNAGSNLEANAYASLAFINTFVATAAAAVSWCIVESLTRGKASMLGGASGAVAGLVAITPAAGFAGPMGAIVLGLIVSPVCYFFVDVVKNKFNYDDSLDVFGVHCVGGIIGALGTGILVNPALGGAGIVDYSTADFAASYAGTATQVWAQAKGVLTTLLWSGIGSAILYKIVDVVIGLRVTVEAEREGLDLSTHGEAAYHSS
- a CDS encoding P-II family nitrogen regulator, which codes for MGNQMKIVMAIIKPFKLDEVREALTAIGIQGLTVTEVKGYGRQKGHTEIYRGTEYAVSFLPKLKIEIAVASELVDRAVEAIAASAKTGQIGDGKIFVYSIDHAVRIRTGETDSEAL
- the tesB gene encoding acyl-CoA thioesterase II; this encodes MTRETSGPSAMETLLSTLDLETIEVDIFRGRSPKVGWQRVFGGQVIGQALMAAQRTIEGERFVHSLHAYFMRPGDPSVPIIYQAERIRDGSSFNTRRVVAIQHGKAIFALSASFQVEEPGFEHQIAMPDVEMPEALLGEQQIKEQYLAHAPEAIRKYWQRERPIEIRPVSLTHYFSDRKLDPKQDVWVRATGPVPDDRLYQAAVLAYLSDMTLLDTSLYAHGTSIFDQSLQVASLDHSMWFHRPCKLDDWLLYTQDSPSASGARGLTRGSLFTRSGELIASVAQEGLIRKKANE